One window of Lepeophtheirus salmonis chromosome Z, UVic_Lsal_1.4, whole genome shotgun sequence genomic DNA carries:
- the LOC121130062 gene encoding uncharacterized protein, with the protein MARKFPQFRYSKDGDEADDDDEEEGAIPVSPRILRRRRNSEHDMSHTPRRMYNRPRFNSFSNDGFFPIENITESHSNDEGFSENEIEGQELYLHFLYERMSGEGLDPEAHSGLSEYHFNSVHNRERGRQNSMSLDNFHSPLWRRTGRELQSLADEFVRTQEREQVRILADSVDVVSLNMEKFFALLRELFQGGKITRERILVLFFFCSDIAIRAARCQMDGLLVTLTNWSLRFIREKVCSWVNLNGGWQTVLHRGGQCCSADGHYRNVCRSHVMLHYIY; encoded by the exons atggcTCGAAAATTCCCTCAGTTTCGGTATAGCAAGGATGGCGATGAAGCag ATGATGACGATGAAGAAGAAGGAGCCATTCCTGTTTCGCCCCGGATCTTGAGACGTCGTCGCAACTCTGAGCATGACATGAGCCATACTCCAAGGAGGATGTATAATCGTCCTAGATT TAATTCCTTCTCCAATGATGGATTTTTTCCAATTGAAAACATTACAGAGTCTCACTCCAATGACGAAGGCTTTTCA GAAAATGAAATCGAGGGCCAGGAACTATATTTACATTTCCTTTATGAGAGGATGAGTGGAGAAGGCTTGGACCCTGAGGCTCATTCCGGTCTCTCTGAATACCACTTTAATTCCGTTCACAATAGAGAAAGGGGCCGTCAAAATTCCATGTCATTAGATAATTTCCATAGTCCTCTATGGAGAAGGACTGGAAGAGAGTTACAGAGCCTTGCAGATGAATTCGTAAGAACGCAAGAGCGAGAGCAAGTTCGAATTCTAGCGGACTCCGTGGATGTTGTGTCTTTAAATATGGAGAAATTTTTTGCACTCTTAAGAGAACTCTTTCAA GGAGGAAAAATCACTCGAGAACGGATACttgttttgttcttcttttgtAGCGATATAGCAATACGTGCAGCCCGCTGTCAAATGGATGGCCTACTTGTTACATTGACGAATTGGTCTTTACGATTCATACGAGAAAAG GTATGCTCATGGGTGAATCTAAATGGAGGTTGGCAAACGGTTTTACACCGGGGGGGTCAATGTTGTTCAGCAGATGGCCATTATCGGAATGTGTGCCGCAGTCATGTTATGTTGCactatatatattag
- the LOC121130061 gene encoding protein grainyhead, whose protein sequence is MDFREQKSREEALKTWAFWHSRQHSDEIRILDVECNVVSGIVGPPTEIAFNAVSVQWSPDLGNAYIMIAVRCLSTDFSIQKGIKGIPLQLQIDTSDEFGTLISRAVCQVKVFCDKGAERKTREDLKRFVREIEKNSGPMEYCREGQSRSVFKPSGDLSSKPVLFNPLTNYQRLISGVSPPPPPPSVPDEFPTTAVTASSEPLSPKRRCIRYREVGSEPVRVMIYVRQDSEDIFTALHVHPPSVFGLIQAISAKYQIDFNNIRHLYRRDLRGIVVKVDDDMLKYYCDEDAFLMKVLAFEEKNTQSTVHDIVLVDLKTSLPDIRGGESHHSMSEKDTNNNNSSADNNNNESL, encoded by the exons ATGGATTTCAGGGAGCAAAAATCCCGAGAAGAGGCTCTTAAAACATGGGCTTTTTGGCATTCTAGACAGCACAGCGATGAAATTCGAATATTGGATGTGGAGTGTAATGTAGTGTCTGGCATCGTTGGCCCACCCACTGAAATTGCTTTCAATGCAGTTTCTGTTCAGTGGTCACCtgatttag GTAACGCCTACATCATGATAGCAGTTCGATGCCTCTCTACAGACTTCAGTATACAAAAGGGCATCAAAGGCATTCCTCTACAGCTGCAG ATTGACACCTCTGATGAATTTGGAACTCTCATCAGCCGAGCCGTGTGTCAAGTCAAAGTATTCTGCGACAAAGGAGCTGAACGGAAAACTCGTGAGGATTTAAAACGATTTGTTCGAGAAATCGAAAAGAACAGTGGCCCCATGGAATACTGTCGAGAAGGACAATCCCGCTCTGTTTTCAAGCCCTCAGGAGACCTATCTTCTAAACCCGTTCTCTTCAACCCATTAACTAATTATCAACGCCTTATTTCTGGAGTATCTCCTCCACCTCCTCCTCCCTCAGTTCCTGACGAATTTCCAACAACAGCAGTAACAGCTTCGTCTGAGCCCCTATCTCCAAAGAGGAGATGTATTCGTTATCGAGAAGTAGGCTCAGAGCCCGTTAGAGTTATGATATACGTCAGACAAGACAGTGAGGATATTTTTACAGCTTTACACGTTCACCCTCCCTCTGTGTTCGGCTTGATCCAAGCCATTTCAGCCAAATACCAAATTGACTTTAATAATATACGTCATTTATATCGGAGGGATCTACGAGGCATTGTTGTCAAAGTGGACGATGACATGCTCAAATACTACTGCGATGAAGATGCATTCTTGATGAAAGTGCTTGcctttgaagagaaaaatactCAGTCGACGGTGCATGACATCGTATTAGTTGATTTAAAAACATCCCTCCCGGATATCCGAGGAGGAGAATCACACCATTCCATGTCCGAGAAAGACACCAATAACAACAATAGTAGTGCCGATAACAATAACAATGAGAGCCTATGA
- the LOC121130186 gene encoding pantothenate kinase 2, mitochondrial isoform X3, with the protein MDCRVHLDSMIPSPMAFSGEYMPPMPWFGMDIGGTLTKLVYFEPEERVEPDSSTLSTIRRYLLMNKAYGEHGHRDIYLQIDSAEIGGKIGTLHFIRFPTSEVNSFIELAKAKGMASMASTICATGGGAYKFEKDFKENVNMTLNKFDELNSLVRGIQYIRGFKNNELFYIQDHEVEGEDSYTNVSYTSQSVYPFLLVNIGSGVSILSVTGPETYRRVYGTSLGGGTFFGLCCLLTDCSSFEDAMELASRGDNTRVDKLVKDIYGGNYEKFGLSGETVASSFGQMNSQLKRKDASKEDLARACLVTITNNIGSIARLCAKAENIERVLFVGNFLRINTISMKLLSSAMKFWSGGSIEALFCKHEGYFGAVGCLLELMKTHR; encoded by the exons ATGGACTGTCGAGTGCATTTG GATTCCATGATTCCATCACCTATGGCATTCTCAGGAGAGTATATGCCGCCCATGCCTTGGTTTGGCATGGACATTGGCGGAACTCTTactaaattagtttattttgaaCCGGAAGAAAGAGTGGAGCCAGATTCCTCTACATTGTCTACGATTCGGcgatatttattgatgaataaagccTACGGAGAGCATGGACATAGAGATATCTATTTACAGATTGACTCTGCGGAAATTGGAGGAAAAATTGGAACACTGCATTTCATTCGATTCCCAACCTCTGAAGTGAATTCCTTCATTGAACTTGCAAAGGCTAAAG gaaTGGCCAGCATGGCAAGCACAATTTGTGCAACAGGTGGAGGCGCCTATAAATTCGAAAAAGACTTTAAGGAAAATGTCAACatgactttaaataaatttgatgagcTCAACTCCCTTGTGAGAGGAATTCAGTACATTAGaggattcaaaaataatgaactattcTATATTCAAGACCACGAGGTGGAAGGAGAAGATTCTTATACAAATGTGTCCTATACCTCTCAGTCTGTGTATCCATTCCTCCTTGTCAACATTGGATCTGGGGTGTCTATTCTATCTGTTACTGGACCTGAGACTTATAGAAGAGTCTATGGAACTAGTTTGGGTGGAGGAACGTTCTTTGGTCTTTGTTGTCTTTTAACGGATTGTAGTTCATTTGAAGATGCAATGGAATTAGCGTCTCGTGGAGATAATACGCGAGTTGATAAATTGGTGAAAGACATATATGGTGGTAATTATGAAAAGTTTGGTTTGAGTGGAGAAACGGTTGCCTCGAGTTTTGGTCAAATGAATTCTCAGCTGAAGCGAAAGGATGCTTCTAAAGAGGATCTCGCACGGGCTTGCCTTGTGACCATCACTAATAACATTGGCTCAATTGCTCGTCTGTGTGCCAAGGCCGAAAATATTGAGAGGGTTCTTTTCGTAGGaaactttttaagaattaataCGATATCAATGAAATTGCTATCTTCTGCAATGAAGTTCTGGTCTGGTGGTTCTATTGAGGCTCTATTCTGTAAGCATGAGGGATATTTCGGTGCTGTTGGATGTCTCTTGGAATTAATGAAGACTCATAGGTAA
- the LOC121130186 gene encoding pantothenate kinase 3 isoform X2: MRWRMLRKCILHNFFRPWSCNINILQVDSMIPSPMAFSGEYMPPMPWFGMDIGGTLTKLVYFEPEERVEPDSSTLSTIRRYLLMNKAYGEHGHRDIYLQIDSAEIGGKIGTLHFIRFPTSEVNSFIELAKAKGMASMASTICATGGGAYKFEKDFKENVNMTLNKFDELNSLVRGIQYIRGFKNNELFYIQDHEVEGEDSYTNVSYTSQSVYPFLLVNIGSGVSILSVTGPETYRRVYGTSLGGGTFFGLCCLLTDCSSFEDAMELASRGDNTRVDKLVKDIYGGNYEKFGLSGETVASSFGQMNSQLKRKDASKEDLARACLVTITNNIGSIARLCAKAENIERVLFVGNFLRINTISMKLLSSAMKFWSGGSIEALFCKHEGYFGAVGCLLELMKTHR; the protein is encoded by the exons ATGAGGTGGAGAATgcttagaaaatgtattttgcataatttttttaggccTTGGAGCTGTAATATTAATATCCTTCAAGTG GATTCCATGATTCCATCACCTATGGCATTCTCAGGAGAGTATATGCCGCCCATGCCTTGGTTTGGCATGGACATTGGCGGAACTCTTactaaattagtttattttgaaCCGGAAGAAAGAGTGGAGCCAGATTCCTCTACATTGTCTACGATTCGGcgatatttattgatgaataaagccTACGGAGAGCATGGACATAGAGATATCTATTTACAGATTGACTCTGCGGAAATTGGAGGAAAAATTGGAACACTGCATTTCATTCGATTCCCAACCTCTGAAGTGAATTCCTTCATTGAACTTGCAAAGGCTAAAG gaaTGGCCAGCATGGCAAGCACAATTTGTGCAACAGGTGGAGGCGCCTATAAATTCGAAAAAGACTTTAAGGAAAATGTCAACatgactttaaataaatttgatgagcTCAACTCCCTTGTGAGAGGAATTCAGTACATTAGaggattcaaaaataatgaactattcTATATTCAAGACCACGAGGTGGAAGGAGAAGATTCTTATACAAATGTGTCCTATACCTCTCAGTCTGTGTATCCATTCCTCCTTGTCAACATTGGATCTGGGGTGTCTATTCTATCTGTTACTGGACCTGAGACTTATAGAAGAGTCTATGGAACTAGTTTGGGTGGAGGAACGTTCTTTGGTCTTTGTTGTCTTTTAACGGATTGTAGTTCATTTGAAGATGCAATGGAATTAGCGTCTCGTGGAGATAATACGCGAGTTGATAAATTGGTGAAAGACATATATGGTGGTAATTATGAAAAGTTTGGTTTGAGTGGAGAAACGGTTGCCTCGAGTTTTGGTCAAATGAATTCTCAGCTGAAGCGAAAGGATGCTTCTAAAGAGGATCTCGCACGGGCTTGCCTTGTGACCATCACTAATAACATTGGCTCAATTGCTCGTCTGTGTGCCAAGGCCGAAAATATTGAGAGGGTTCTTTTCGTAGGaaactttttaagaattaataCGATATCAATGAAATTGCTATCTTCTGCAATGAAGTTCTGGTCTGGTGGTTCTATTGAGGCTCTATTCTGTAAGCATGAGGGATATTTCGGTGCTGTTGGATGTCTCTTGGAATTAATGAAGACTCATAGGTAA
- the LOC121130186 gene encoding pantothenate kinase 3 isoform X1: protein MGNEVSTLNHVININDDAGSSSKGGYNLIEDSMIPSPMAFSGEYMPPMPWFGMDIGGTLTKLVYFEPEERVEPDSSTLSTIRRYLLMNKAYGEHGHRDIYLQIDSAEIGGKIGTLHFIRFPTSEVNSFIELAKAKGMASMASTICATGGGAYKFEKDFKENVNMTLNKFDELNSLVRGIQYIRGFKNNELFYIQDHEVEGEDSYTNVSYTSQSVYPFLLVNIGSGVSILSVTGPETYRRVYGTSLGGGTFFGLCCLLTDCSSFEDAMELASRGDNTRVDKLVKDIYGGNYEKFGLSGETVASSFGQMNSQLKRKDASKEDLARACLVTITNNIGSIARLCAKAENIERVLFVGNFLRINTISMKLLSSAMKFWSGGSIEALFCKHEGYFGAVGCLLELMKTHR from the exons atgggGAATGAAGTTTCTACTCTTAATCATGTCATCAACATTAACGATGATGCAGGGAGTAGTAGTAAAGGAGGGTACAATTTGATTGAG GATTCCATGATTCCATCACCTATGGCATTCTCAGGAGAGTATATGCCGCCCATGCCTTGGTTTGGCATGGACATTGGCGGAACTCTTactaaattagtttattttgaaCCGGAAGAAAGAGTGGAGCCAGATTCCTCTACATTGTCTACGATTCGGcgatatttattgatgaataaagccTACGGAGAGCATGGACATAGAGATATCTATTTACAGATTGACTCTGCGGAAATTGGAGGAAAAATTGGAACACTGCATTTCATTCGATTCCCAACCTCTGAAGTGAATTCCTTCATTGAACTTGCAAAGGCTAAAG gaaTGGCCAGCATGGCAAGCACAATTTGTGCAACAGGTGGAGGCGCCTATAAATTCGAAAAAGACTTTAAGGAAAATGTCAACatgactttaaataaatttgatgagcTCAACTCCCTTGTGAGAGGAATTCAGTACATTAGaggattcaaaaataatgaactattcTATATTCAAGACCACGAGGTGGAAGGAGAAGATTCTTATACAAATGTGTCCTATACCTCTCAGTCTGTGTATCCATTCCTCCTTGTCAACATTGGATCTGGGGTGTCTATTCTATCTGTTACTGGACCTGAGACTTATAGAAGAGTCTATGGAACTAGTTTGGGTGGAGGAACGTTCTTTGGTCTTTGTTGTCTTTTAACGGATTGTAGTTCATTTGAAGATGCAATGGAATTAGCGTCTCGTGGAGATAATACGCGAGTTGATAAATTGGTGAAAGACATATATGGTGGTAATTATGAAAAGTTTGGTTTGAGTGGAGAAACGGTTGCCTCGAGTTTTGGTCAAATGAATTCTCAGCTGAAGCGAAAGGATGCTTCTAAAGAGGATCTCGCACGGGCTTGCCTTGTGACCATCACTAATAACATTGGCTCAATTGCTCGTCTGTGTGCCAAGGCCGAAAATATTGAGAGGGTTCTTTTCGTAGGaaactttttaagaattaataCGATATCAATGAAATTGCTATCTTCTGCAATGAAGTTCTGGTCTGGTGGTTCTATTGAGGCTCTATTCTGTAAGCATGAGGGATATTTCGGTGCTGTTGGATGTCTCTTGGAATTAATGAAGACTCATAGGTAA
- the LOC121130186 gene encoding pantothenate kinase 2, mitochondrial isoform X4, which produces MIPSPMAFSGEYMPPMPWFGMDIGGTLTKLVYFEPEERVEPDSSTLSTIRRYLLMNKAYGEHGHRDIYLQIDSAEIGGKIGTLHFIRFPTSEVNSFIELAKAKGMASMASTICATGGGAYKFEKDFKENVNMTLNKFDELNSLVRGIQYIRGFKNNELFYIQDHEVEGEDSYTNVSYTSQSVYPFLLVNIGSGVSILSVTGPETYRRVYGTSLGGGTFFGLCCLLTDCSSFEDAMELASRGDNTRVDKLVKDIYGGNYEKFGLSGETVASSFGQMNSQLKRKDASKEDLARACLVTITNNIGSIARLCAKAENIERVLFVGNFLRINTISMKLLSSAMKFWSGGSIEALFCKHEGYFGAVGCLLELMKTHR; this is translated from the exons ATGATTCCATCACCTATGGCATTCTCAGGAGAGTATATGCCGCCCATGCCTTGGTTTGGCATGGACATTGGCGGAACTCTTactaaattagtttattttgaaCCGGAAGAAAGAGTGGAGCCAGATTCCTCTACATTGTCTACGATTCGGcgatatttattgatgaataaagccTACGGAGAGCATGGACATAGAGATATCTATTTACAGATTGACTCTGCGGAAATTGGAGGAAAAATTGGAACACTGCATTTCATTCGATTCCCAACCTCTGAAGTGAATTCCTTCATTGAACTTGCAAAGGCTAAAG gaaTGGCCAGCATGGCAAGCACAATTTGTGCAACAGGTGGAGGCGCCTATAAATTCGAAAAAGACTTTAAGGAAAATGTCAACatgactttaaataaatttgatgagcTCAACTCCCTTGTGAGAGGAATTCAGTACATTAGaggattcaaaaataatgaactattcTATATTCAAGACCACGAGGTGGAAGGAGAAGATTCTTATACAAATGTGTCCTATACCTCTCAGTCTGTGTATCCATTCCTCCTTGTCAACATTGGATCTGGGGTGTCTATTCTATCTGTTACTGGACCTGAGACTTATAGAAGAGTCTATGGAACTAGTTTGGGTGGAGGAACGTTCTTTGGTCTTTGTTGTCTTTTAACGGATTGTAGTTCATTTGAAGATGCAATGGAATTAGCGTCTCGTGGAGATAATACGCGAGTTGATAAATTGGTGAAAGACATATATGGTGGTAATTATGAAAAGTTTGGTTTGAGTGGAGAAACGGTTGCCTCGAGTTTTGGTCAAATGAATTCTCAGCTGAAGCGAAAGGATGCTTCTAAAGAGGATCTCGCACGGGCTTGCCTTGTGACCATCACTAATAACATTGGCTCAATTGCTCGTCTGTGTGCCAAGGCCGAAAATATTGAGAGGGTTCTTTTCGTAGGaaactttttaagaattaataCGATATCAATGAAATTGCTATCTTCTGCAATGAAGTTCTGGTCTGGTGGTTCTATTGAGGCTCTATTCTGTAAGCATGAGGGATATTTCGGTGCTGTTGGATGTCTCTTGGAATTAATGAAGACTCATAGGTAA